The Gemmatimonadota bacterium DNA segment TCGACGGACGCGCGCGCGGAATCGTCACCCGAAATCTCGTGAGCGGACGCATCGAGTCCCATGTGGCGGACGCAGTCGTCCTCGGGACCGGCGGGTACGGGAATGTGTTCTACCTCTCCACCAACGCGAAGGGCTGCAATGTGACTGCCGCCTGGCGGGCGCATCGTCGCGGCGCGGGCTTCGCAAATCCCTGCTACACGCAAATCCACCCGACCTGCATTCCTGTCTCCGGAGATTATCAGTCAAAGCTGACGCTCATGTCGGAGTCGCTCCGAAACGACGGCCGCATCTGGGTCCCGGCCTCCGCAGACGATTCCCGAGCCCCGGGGGACATCCCGGAGGAAGAGCGCGACTACTACCTGGAGCGAAAGTACCCGAGCTTCGGAAACCTCGCCCCGCGCGACATCTCCTCCCGCAGTGCAAAGGAAGCCTGCGACGATGGGCGTGGCATCGGCTCGACCGGGCTCGGCGTATATCTGGACTTCCGGGACGCCATCGGACGCCTCGGCGAGGACACGATTCGAGCTCGCTACGGCAACCTCTTCCACATGTACCGAAAGATCACCGGTGAGAATCCGTACGAAACGCCCATGCGCATCTACCCTGCGTCCCACTACACGATGGGCGGCCTGTGGGTGGACTACAACCTCATGAGCACCATCGACGGGCTGTTCGTCATCGGCGAAGCGAACTTCTCCGACCACGGCGCGAACCGACTCGGCGCGAGCGCGCTCATGCAGGGCCTTGCGGACGGCTACTTCGTTCTTCCGTACACCATCGGGAACTACTTCGCCCGAATGGAACGGACGGAGGTCACGACGGATCATGCGGAGTGCCGTGGCGCCGTCGAAGAGGCCACCGCCCGCATCGATGCGCTGCTCGGTACCGGCGGGAAGGAAACGCCGGACTCCTTCCACCGTCGGCTGGGACAGATCGTCTGGGAGCACTGCGGCATGGCGCGCAACGATGCCGGGCTTGCCAAGGCGCAGGCGGCAATCCCCGCGCTCCGTGAGGAGTTCCG contains these protein-coding regions:
- a CDS encoding fumarate reductase/succinate dehydrogenase flavoprotein subunit, which encodes MRLDSQTPSGPLAEKWDRHRFEMKLVNPANKRKYRVIVVGSGLAGASAAATMAELGYGVDCFCFQDSPRRAHSIAAQGGINASKNYQNDGDSVFRLFYDTVKGGDFRSREANVYRLAQVSEHIIDQCVAQGVPFAREYGGHLDNRSFGGAQVSRTFYARGQTGQQLLLGAYSALSRQIGAGAVRMHPRTEMLDLIVIDGRARGIVTRNLVSGRIESHVADAVVLGTGGYGNVFYLSTNAKGCNVTAAWRAHRRGAGFANPCYTQIHPTCIPVSGDYQSKLTLMSESLRNDGRIWVPASADDSRAPGDIPEEERDYYLERKYPSFGNLAPRDISSRSAKEACDDGRGIGSTGLGVYLDFRDAIGRLGEDTIRARYGNLFHMYRKITGENPYETPMRIYPASHYTMGGLWVDYNLMSTIDGLFVIGEANFSDHGANRLGASALMQGLADGYFVLPYTIGNYFARMERTEVTTDHAECRGAVEEATARIDALLGTGGKETPDSFHRRLGQIVWEHCGMARNDAGLAKAQAAIPALREEFRENLLVCGTGNELNMNLEAAGRVADFLEFAELMVTDARARTESCGGHFREESQTEEGEAARDDENFCHASVWEHRGAGETPVHHREPLVFEHVELSQRSYK